From a region of the uncultured Desulfatiglans sp. genome:
- a CDS encoding Sterol desaturase codes for MTEFITAHEPVIRMAFFAGIFSTVALAELLAPRRTPTTSKTSRWIGNIGIVFISTALLRVVFPAGAVGISMWVELQGWGIFNYLQWPFWLEVVLTIIVLDFVIYLQHVMFHAVPVLWRLHMMHHADMDYDLTTGNRFHPIEILISLGIKAGAIVILGAPPVGVIIFEIILNGMAMFNHANLFIPLGVDRVLRLLVVTPDMHRVHHSVFPNETNANFGFNLPWWDRLCGTYKPQPTKGHEQMTIGLNQFRDPSRLTLPWMLVLPFVGKGGAYAIGKRGSTSYFGSDLDTPLKRIRKIPKKGTFRTL; via the coding sequence ATGACCGAATTCATAACCGCCCATGAACCCGTCATCCGAATGGCCTTTTTCGCCGGGATCTTTTCGACTGTGGCCCTGGCGGAACTACTTGCACCCCGGCGCACCCCGACCACCTCCAAGACATCCCGCTGGATCGGAAACATCGGCATCGTCTTCATCAGCACCGCCCTGTTGAGGGTCGTTTTCCCCGCCGGGGCGGTCGGAATCTCCATGTGGGTCGAACTCCAGGGCTGGGGGATCTTCAATTATCTCCAGTGGCCCTTCTGGCTGGAGGTGGTGCTGACCATCATCGTTCTGGACTTCGTCATCTACCTGCAGCACGTCATGTTTCACGCGGTCCCGGTCCTTTGGCGTCTGCACATGATGCACCACGCGGACATGGACTACGACCTGACCACCGGCAACCGTTTTCACCCCATCGAAATCCTCATTTCCCTCGGGATCAAGGCCGGGGCCATCGTCATTCTCGGGGCCCCTCCGGTGGGGGTCATCATTTTCGAGATCATCCTCAACGGGATGGCCATGTTCAACCATGCCAATCTTTTCATCCCGCTCGGGGTCGACCGTGTGCTTCGGCTCCTGGTGGTCACCCCGGATATGCACCGCGTCCACCACTCGGTCTTCCCCAATGAAACCAATGCCAACTTCGGCTTCAACCTTCCGTGGTGGGACCGCCTGTGCGGAACCTACAAACCCCAGCCCACGAAAGGCCACGAGCAGATGACCATCGGCCTGAACCAGTTCCGCGACCCGTCCCGCCTCACGCTTCCCTGGATGCTCGTCCTGCCCTTCGTCGGAAAAGGCGGGGCTTACGCCATCGGCAAGCGAGGGTCTACTTCCTACTTCGGGTCGGACCTAGATACCCCATTGAAAAGAATACGAAAGATTCCCAAAAAAGGCACTTTTAGAACCTTATAA